The following proteins are encoded in a genomic region of Ovis canadensis isolate MfBH-ARS-UI-01 breed Bighorn chromosome 16, ARS-UI_OviCan_v2, whole genome shotgun sequence:
- the TRAPPC13 gene encoding trafficking protein particle complex subunit 13 isoform X4, which produces MEVNPPKQEHLLALKVMRLTKPTLFTNIPVTCEEKDLPGDLFNQLMRDDPSTVNGAEILMLGEMLTLPQNFGNIFLGETFSSYISVHNDSNQVVKDILVKADLQTSSQRLNLSASNAAVAELKPDCCIDDVIHHEVKEIGTHILVCAVSYTTQGGEKMYFRKFFKFQVLKPLDVKTKFYNAETDEVFLEAQIQNITTSPMFMEKVSLEPSIMYNVAELNSVNQAGECVTTFGSRAYLQPMDTRQYLYCLKPKKEFAEKAGIIKGVTVIGKLDIVWKTNLGERGRLQTSQLQRMAPGYGDVRLSLEAIPDTVNLEEPFHITCKITNCSERTMDLVLEMCNTNSIHWCGISGRQLGKLHPSSSLCLALTLLSSVQGLQSVSGLRLTDTFLKRTYEYDDIAQVCVVSSAIKVES; this is translated from the exons TTATGCGGTTGACCAAACCTACTTTATTCACCAATATTCCAGTAACATGTGAAGAGAAAGACTTACCTG gAGATCTCTTTAACCAACTTATGAGAGATGATCCTTCAACTGTAAATGGTGCAGAAATTTTAATGTTGGGAGAAATGTTGACCTTACCACAGAATTTTGG gAATATATTTTTGGGAGAGACCTTTTCCAGTTATATCAGCGTCCATAATGATAGCAATCAAGTTGTAAAAGATATATTGGTTAAA gCTGATCTTCAGACAAGTTCTCAGCGTTTGAATCTTTCAGCCTCTAACGCTGCAGTGGCTGAACTTAAACCCGATTGTTGTATTGATGATGTCATACACCATGAAGTAAAGGAAATTGGAacacacat CTTGGTGTGTGCAGTGAGTTACACGACTCAGGGTggagaaaaaatgtattttagaaaattcttcaagtttcAG GTTCTCAAACCATTGGATGTGAAAACCAAATTTTACAATGCAGAG actgatGAAGTATTTCTTGAAGCCCAGATTCAGAATATTACAACCTCACCCATGTTTATGGAGAAAGTTTCATTGGAGCCATCTATAATGTATAATGTAGCAGAATTAAATTCAGTCAACCAAGCTGGAGAATG TGTAACTACATTTGGGTCAAGAGCATATTTGCAGCCGATGGATACACGCCAGTACTTATACTGCTTAAAACCCAAGAAGGAGTTTGCAGAAAAAGCAGGCATCATTAAGGGAGTAACGGTAATTGGAAAATTGGATATAGTATGGAAAACAAATCTAGGTGAAAGGGGAAGGTTACAGACCAGCCAACTTCAAAGAATG gCTCCAGGTTATGGAGATGTTAGGTTGTCTTTGGAGGCAATCCCAGATACTGTAAACCTTGAAGAACCTTTTCATATTACTTGTAAAATAACGAACTGCAG TGAAAGAACGATGGATCTTGTTTTGGAAATGTGCAATACCAATTCTATCCACTGGTGTGGCATTTCAGGAAGACAGCTTGGAAAGCTCCATCCAAGTTCCTCTCTCTGCCTTGCCCTCACACTACTGTCTTCAGTGCAAGGACTGCAA AGCGTCTCCGGCTTAAGACTAACAGACACATTCTTAAAGAGAACATATGAATACGATGACATCGCACAAGTCTGTGTGGTATCTTCAGCCATTAAAGTGGAAAGCTGA
- the TRAPPC13 gene encoding trafficking protein particle complex subunit 13 isoform X2: MEVNPPKQEHLLALKVMRLTKPTLFTNIPVTCEEKDLPGDLFNQLMRDDPSTVNGAEILMLGEMLTLPQNFGNIFLGETFSSYISVHNDSNQVVKDILVKADLQTSSQRLNLSASNAAVAELKPDCCIDDVIHHEVKEIGTHILVCAVSYTTQGGEKMYFRKFFKFQVLKPLDVKTKFYNAESDLSSVTDEVFLEAQIQNITTSPMFMEKVSLEPSIMYNVAELNSVNQAGECVTTFGSRAYLQPMDTRQYLYCLKPKKEFAEKAGIIKGVTVIGKLDIVWKTNLGERGRLQTSQLQRMAPGYGDVRLSLEAIPDTVNLEEPFHITCKITNCSERTMDLVLEMCNTNSIHWCGISGRQLGKLHPSSSLCLALTLLSSVQGLQSVSGLRLTDTFLKRTYEYDDIAQVCVVSSAIKVES, encoded by the exons TTATGCGGTTGACCAAACCTACTTTATTCACCAATATTCCAGTAACATGTGAAGAGAAAGACTTACCTG gAGATCTCTTTAACCAACTTATGAGAGATGATCCTTCAACTGTAAATGGTGCAGAAATTTTAATGTTGGGAGAAATGTTGACCTTACCACAGAATTTTGG gAATATATTTTTGGGAGAGACCTTTTCCAGTTATATCAGCGTCCATAATGATAGCAATCAAGTTGTAAAAGATATATTGGTTAAA gCTGATCTTCAGACAAGTTCTCAGCGTTTGAATCTTTCAGCCTCTAACGCTGCAGTGGCTGAACTTAAACCCGATTGTTGTATTGATGATGTCATACACCATGAAGTAAAGGAAATTGGAacacacat CTTGGTGTGTGCAGTGAGTTACACGACTCAGGGTggagaaaaaatgtattttagaaaattcttcaagtttcAG GTTCTCAAACCATTGGATGTGAAAACCAAATTTTACAATGCAGAG agTGACCTCAGTTCTGTG actgatGAAGTATTTCTTGAAGCCCAGATTCAGAATATTACAACCTCACCCATGTTTATGGAGAAAGTTTCATTGGAGCCATCTATAATGTATAATGTAGCAGAATTAAATTCAGTCAACCAAGCTGGAGAATG TGTAACTACATTTGGGTCAAGAGCATATTTGCAGCCGATGGATACACGCCAGTACTTATACTGCTTAAAACCCAAGAAGGAGTTTGCAGAAAAAGCAGGCATCATTAAGGGAGTAACGGTAATTGGAAAATTGGATATAGTATGGAAAACAAATCTAGGTGAAAGGGGAAGGTTACAGACCAGCCAACTTCAAAGAATG gCTCCAGGTTATGGAGATGTTAGGTTGTCTTTGGAGGCAATCCCAGATACTGTAAACCTTGAAGAACCTTTTCATATTACTTGTAAAATAACGAACTGCAG TGAAAGAACGATGGATCTTGTTTTGGAAATGTGCAATACCAATTCTATCCACTGGTGTGGCATTTCAGGAAGACAGCTTGGAAAGCTCCATCCAAGTTCCTCTCTCTGCCTTGCCCTCACACTACTGTCTTCAGTGCAAGGACTGCAA AGCGTCTCCGGCTTAAGACTAACAGACACATTCTTAAAGAGAACATATGAATACGATGACATCGCACAAGTCTGTGTGGTATCTTCAGCCATTAAAGTGGAAAGCTGA
- the TRAPPC13 gene encoding trafficking protein particle complex subunit 13 isoform X3: MEVNPPKQEHLLALKVMRLTKPTLFTNIPVTCEEKDLPGDLFNQLMRDDPSTVNGAEILMLGEMLTLPQNFGNIFLGETFSSYISVHNDSNQVVKDILVKADLQTSSQRLNLSASNAAVAELKPDCCIDDVIHHEVKEIGTHILVCAVSYTTQGGEKMYFRKFFKFQVLKPLDVKTKFYNAETDEVFLEAQIQNITTSPMFMEKVSLEPSIMYNVAELNSVNQAGECVTTFGSRAYLQPMDTRQYLYCLKPKKEFAEKAGIIKGVTVIGKLDIVWKTNLGERGRLQTSQLQRMAPGYGDVRLSLEAIPDTVNLEEPFHITCKITNCSSERTMDLVLEMCNTNSIHWCGISGRQLGKLHPSSSLCLALTLLSSVQGLQSVSGLRLTDTFLKRTYEYDDIAQVCVVSSAIKVES, translated from the exons TTATGCGGTTGACCAAACCTACTTTATTCACCAATATTCCAGTAACATGTGAAGAGAAAGACTTACCTG gAGATCTCTTTAACCAACTTATGAGAGATGATCCTTCAACTGTAAATGGTGCAGAAATTTTAATGTTGGGAGAAATGTTGACCTTACCACAGAATTTTGG gAATATATTTTTGGGAGAGACCTTTTCCAGTTATATCAGCGTCCATAATGATAGCAATCAAGTTGTAAAAGATATATTGGTTAAA gCTGATCTTCAGACAAGTTCTCAGCGTTTGAATCTTTCAGCCTCTAACGCTGCAGTGGCTGAACTTAAACCCGATTGTTGTATTGATGATGTCATACACCATGAAGTAAAGGAAATTGGAacacacat CTTGGTGTGTGCAGTGAGTTACACGACTCAGGGTggagaaaaaatgtattttagaaaattcttcaagtttcAG GTTCTCAAACCATTGGATGTGAAAACCAAATTTTACAATGCAGAG actgatGAAGTATTTCTTGAAGCCCAGATTCAGAATATTACAACCTCACCCATGTTTATGGAGAAAGTTTCATTGGAGCCATCTATAATGTATAATGTAGCAGAATTAAATTCAGTCAACCAAGCTGGAGAATG TGTAACTACATTTGGGTCAAGAGCATATTTGCAGCCGATGGATACACGCCAGTACTTATACTGCTTAAAACCCAAGAAGGAGTTTGCAGAAAAAGCAGGCATCATTAAGGGAGTAACGGTAATTGGAAAATTGGATATAGTATGGAAAACAAATCTAGGTGAAAGGGGAAGGTTACAGACCAGCCAACTTCAAAGAATG gCTCCAGGTTATGGAGATGTTAGGTTGTCTTTGGAGGCAATCCCAGATACTGTAAACCTTGAAGAACCTTTTCATATTACTTGTAAAATAACGAACTGCAG CAGTGAAAGAACGATGGATCTTGTTTTGGAAATGTGCAATACCAATTCTATCCACTGGTGTGGCATTTCAGGAAGACAGCTTGGAAAGCTCCATCCAAGTTCCTCTCTCTGCCTTGCCCTCACACTACTGTCTTCAGTGCAAGGACTGCAA AGCGTCTCCGGCTTAAGACTAACAGACACATTCTTAAAGAGAACATATGAATACGATGACATCGCACAAGTCTGTGTGGTATCTTCAGCCATTAAAGTGGAAAGCTGA
- the TRAPPC13 gene encoding trafficking protein particle complex subunit 13 isoform X1 produces MEVNPPKQEHLLALKVMRLTKPTLFTNIPVTCEEKDLPGDLFNQLMRDDPSTVNGAEILMLGEMLTLPQNFGNIFLGETFSSYISVHNDSNQVVKDILVKADLQTSSQRLNLSASNAAVAELKPDCCIDDVIHHEVKEIGTHILVCAVSYTTQGGEKMYFRKFFKFQVLKPLDVKTKFYNAESDLSSVTDEVFLEAQIQNITTSPMFMEKVSLEPSIMYNVAELNSVNQAGECVTTFGSRAYLQPMDTRQYLYCLKPKKEFAEKAGIIKGVTVIGKLDIVWKTNLGERGRLQTSQLQRMAPGYGDVRLSLEAIPDTVNLEEPFHITCKITNCSSERTMDLVLEMCNTNSIHWCGISGRQLGKLHPSSSLCLALTLLSSVQGLQSVSGLRLTDTFLKRTYEYDDIAQVCVVSSAIKVES; encoded by the exons TTATGCGGTTGACCAAACCTACTTTATTCACCAATATTCCAGTAACATGTGAAGAGAAAGACTTACCTG gAGATCTCTTTAACCAACTTATGAGAGATGATCCTTCAACTGTAAATGGTGCAGAAATTTTAATGTTGGGAGAAATGTTGACCTTACCACAGAATTTTGG gAATATATTTTTGGGAGAGACCTTTTCCAGTTATATCAGCGTCCATAATGATAGCAATCAAGTTGTAAAAGATATATTGGTTAAA gCTGATCTTCAGACAAGTTCTCAGCGTTTGAATCTTTCAGCCTCTAACGCTGCAGTGGCTGAACTTAAACCCGATTGTTGTATTGATGATGTCATACACCATGAAGTAAAGGAAATTGGAacacacat CTTGGTGTGTGCAGTGAGTTACACGACTCAGGGTggagaaaaaatgtattttagaaaattcttcaagtttcAG GTTCTCAAACCATTGGATGTGAAAACCAAATTTTACAATGCAGAG agTGACCTCAGTTCTGTG actgatGAAGTATTTCTTGAAGCCCAGATTCAGAATATTACAACCTCACCCATGTTTATGGAGAAAGTTTCATTGGAGCCATCTATAATGTATAATGTAGCAGAATTAAATTCAGTCAACCAAGCTGGAGAATG TGTAACTACATTTGGGTCAAGAGCATATTTGCAGCCGATGGATACACGCCAGTACTTATACTGCTTAAAACCCAAGAAGGAGTTTGCAGAAAAAGCAGGCATCATTAAGGGAGTAACGGTAATTGGAAAATTGGATATAGTATGGAAAACAAATCTAGGTGAAAGGGGAAGGTTACAGACCAGCCAACTTCAAAGAATG gCTCCAGGTTATGGAGATGTTAGGTTGTCTTTGGAGGCAATCCCAGATACTGTAAACCTTGAAGAACCTTTTCATATTACTTGTAAAATAACGAACTGCAG CAGTGAAAGAACGATGGATCTTGTTTTGGAAATGTGCAATACCAATTCTATCCACTGGTGTGGCATTTCAGGAAGACAGCTTGGAAAGCTCCATCCAAGTTCCTCTCTCTGCCTTGCCCTCACACTACTGTCTTCAGTGCAAGGACTGCAA AGCGTCTCCGGCTTAAGACTAACAGACACATTCTTAAAGAGAACATATGAATACGATGACATCGCACAAGTCTGTGTGGTATCTTCAGCCATTAAAGTGGAAAGCTGA